One segment of Gemmatimonadota bacterium DNA contains the following:
- the topA gene encoding type I DNA topoisomerase produces MATKKKAAAKTATKKTAAKKTAVAKTVAKKKATVRRKTSAAIAAEEVDETEHVNLSGKALVIVESPAKAKTIGKYLGSSYSVKATVGHIRDLPTKTLGIDVEQGFEPDYVTIPGKEKTVAELKSAAKSARAVFIATDPDREGEAIAWHVQSQIKGRSAPPIKRVLFHEITKEAVNRAIERAGDIDQRKVDAQQARRVLDRLVGYKASPVLWKTVKKGLSAGRVQTVALRLLVERERDIRAFRPTEYWTIAAALEHDGQPFTAKLHHLDGLKATIPDGAHAQAILDDLAGRTFFDVTDIKRRERRKNPAEPFKTSTLQQEAAKKLGFGSKRTMRLAQNLYEGIELGKVEGSVGLITYMRTDSTRVAESAVAQARDFLRLNYAEAFLAKVPMLYGAAGDTNAQDAHEGIRPTDPARTPDSVQKYLSPEQFKLYQLIWQRFMASQMAPAVFDTTTVDFDFAGKVFRYLFRATGSVIKFQGFLSLYKESREEGESKALEDEQALPAIEPGEHVPVREVKPTQHFTEPPPRFSEASLVKELERLGIGRPSTYASIISTLTERHYAELEQRRFFPTPLGESVEKVMVKQFPNEFNVDFTRSMERELDKVEEGEMPWQRVLKEFYAPFEKALSAVDYEGLIHEAHDLAGLADEKCPTCGGKLVAKGGFFGPFVACENHPKTCKYTRPLKGEKQPPVLTEHPCPLCAKMMVVRRGRSGEFLGCSTFPKCRGTRSMPTGVKCPKDGGDIAARRSKKRGKAFYGCENYPTCDFVCWDKPVSETCAECGNVGAEAKSSKTRGTYRKCLKCANEWSIAEVSETEAETASA; encoded by the coding sequence ATGGCAACAAAGAAGAAAGCCGCCGCCAAAACGGCCACAAAGAAAACGGCCGCCAAAAAAACGGCCGTCGCCAAGACGGTCGCCAAGAAGAAGGCCACCGTCCGTCGCAAGACGAGCGCGGCCATTGCTGCCGAAGAGGTGGACGAAACCGAACACGTCAATCTCTCTGGCAAGGCGCTCGTGATCGTCGAGTCGCCGGCCAAGGCGAAGACGATCGGGAAGTATCTGGGATCCAGCTACTCGGTGAAGGCGACGGTCGGCCACATTCGCGACCTCCCCACCAAGACGCTCGGCATCGACGTGGAGCAGGGGTTCGAGCCCGACTACGTCACCATCCCCGGAAAAGAAAAGACGGTCGCGGAACTCAAGTCTGCCGCTAAGAGCGCGCGTGCTGTCTTCATCGCCACTGACCCTGATCGCGAGGGTGAGGCGATTGCGTGGCATGTGCAGAGCCAAATTAAGGGACGTTCCGCGCCCCCGATCAAGCGCGTGCTCTTTCACGAAATCACTAAGGAAGCCGTCAACCGCGCGATCGAACGCGCGGGCGACATTGACCAGCGCAAAGTAGATGCGCAGCAGGCGCGCCGCGTGCTCGACCGTCTCGTGGGCTACAAGGCGAGTCCGGTGCTCTGGAAGACGGTTAAGAAGGGCCTTTCGGCGGGTCGCGTGCAGACCGTGGCGCTCCGCTTGCTCGTGGAGCGTGAGCGCGACATTCGCGCATTTCGTCCGACGGAGTATTGGACCATTGCCGCAGCGCTCGAGCACGATGGCCAGCCCTTTACGGCCAAGCTACACCATCTCGACGGTCTCAAGGCGACGATTCCCGACGGTGCGCATGCACAGGCGATTCTCGACGACCTCGCGGGGCGCACCTTCTTTGACGTCACGGATATCAAGCGTCGCGAACGTCGCAAGAATCCGGCAGAGCCGTTCAAGACCAGCACGCTGCAGCAGGAAGCCGCCAAGAAACTTGGCTTTGGCTCCAAGCGCACTATGCGGTTGGCGCAGAACCTGTACGAAGGCATCGAACTCGGGAAGGTTGAGGGTTCGGTCGGTCTCATTACATACATGCGTACCGACTCCACGCGCGTCGCGGAGAGCGCAGTGGCGCAGGCGCGTGATTTCCTGCGACTCAACTACGCCGAGGCTTTCCTAGCCAAGGTGCCCATGCTGTACGGCGCCGCCGGCGATACCAATGCGCAGGACGCGCACGAAGGCATTCGTCCGACCGATCCGGCGCGCACGCCGGACTCGGTGCAGAAATATCTGTCGCCGGAACAGTTCAAGCTCTATCAACTCATTTGGCAGCGCTTTATGGCCAGCCAGATGGCGCCGGCCGTGTTCGATACGACCACGGTGGATTTTGATTTTGCCGGCAAGGTGTTCCGCTATCTGTTCCGCGCCACGGGCTCGGTGATCAAGTTCCAGGGCTTTCTCTCGCTGTATAAGGAATCGCGCGAAGAAGGGGAGTCCAAGGCGCTCGAAGACGAACAAGCATTGCCGGCCATCGAGCCGGGCGAGCATGTGCCCGTGCGCGAGGTCAAGCCGACACAGCACTTTACCGAGCCGCCGCCGCGTTTTTCCGAAGCGTCGCTCGTCAAAGAACTCGAACGCCTCGGCATTGGGCGCCCGTCAACTTACGCGAGCATCATCTCGACGCTCACCGAGCGGCATTACGCCGAACTCGAACAGCGCCGCTTCTTCCCCACGCCACTCGGTGAGAGCGTGGAGAAGGTGATGGTGAAGCAGTTCCCCAACGAGTTCAATGTCGACTTCACGCGTTCGATGGAGCGCGAACTCGACAAGGTGGAAGAAGGGGAGATGCCGTGGCAGCGCGTGCTCAAGGAGTTCTACGCGCCCTTTGAAAAGGCGCTCTCGGCGGTGGATTACGAAGGGTTGATTCACGAGGCGCACGATCTGGCCGGACTCGCGGACGAAAAATGCCCGACCTGCGGCGGCAAACTCGTGGCCAAGGGTGGCTTCTTCGGGCCGTTCGTGGCCTGCGAAAATCATCCCAAGACCTGCAAGTACACGCGGCCGCTCAAGGGTGAAAAGCAGCCTCCCGTGTTAACCGAACACCCGTGCCCGCTCTGCGCCAAGATGATGGTCGTGCGGCGTGGACGGAGCGGTGAGTTCCTTGGATGCAGCACCTTCCCAAAGTGCCGTGGAACACGTTCTATGCCCACGGGCGTGAAGTGTCCCAAGGACGGCGGGGATATTGCCGCACGCCGCTCGAAGAAGCGCGGCAAGGCGTTCTATGGCTGCGAGAACTATCCGACCTGCGACTTTGTGTGCTGGGATAAACCGGTGTCGGAGACCTGTGCCGAATGCGGCAACGTGGGCGCTGAGGCCAAGTCGAGCAAAACCCGTGGCACGTATCGGAAATGCCTCAAGTGCGCGAATGAGTGGAGCATTGCCGAGGTGTCGGAGACGGAGGCGGAGACCGCGAGTGCCTGA
- a CDS encoding shikimate kinase — translation MQGHLILVGLPGSGKSTVGPLVAAALGCAFLDFDAEIERREGSSVQEIFAAKGEAHFRALERVLTLELKAAPPMVLAPGGGWITSSGNLELLWPPATTIYLRVSPEVALSRMGDAAAARPLLTGPAPLAALQWLLADREQLYLQANHTLSTDLLVPPDVAVRIIELAGAGNRD, via the coding sequence GTGCAGGGGCACCTGATTCTTGTCGGGCTCCCTGGGTCGGGCAAAAGCACCGTGGGTCCGTTGGTGGCCGCCGCGCTTGGCTGCGCCTTTCTCGACTTCGACGCCGAGATCGAGCGCCGCGAAGGGAGCTCGGTGCAGGAAATTTTCGCCGCGAAGGGAGAGGCGCACTTTCGGGCGCTTGAGCGCGTGCTCACCCTGGAGCTGAAAGCCGCTCCGCCGATGGTGTTGGCCCCAGGGGGTGGTTGGATCACGTCCTCGGGCAATCTGGAGCTGCTTTGGCCGCCAGCCACGACCATCTACCTGCGCGTTTCGCCGGAGGTGGCGCTGTCCCGCATGGGTGATGCGGCGGCTGCACGTCCGTTATTGACAGGCCCCGCACCTTTGGCCGCCTTACAGTGGTTATTGGCCGATCGGGAACAACTGTATCTGCAAGCAAATCATACACTTAGCACTGATTTGCTTGTGCCACCTGACGTGGCGGTAAGGATAATTGAACTTGCGGGGGCGGGGAACAGGGACTAG
- the aroC gene encoding chorismate synthase: MFRFVTAGESHGPALVAIVEGAPAGLPLLAEQVNHQLARRQQGYGRGRRMQIEQDQIEFLSGVRAGETIGAPIAMLIRNRDWKNWEAIMDPAPREEDHAEGRKRQVTRVRPGHADLTGVLKYDREDARDILERASARETTARVAAGAVARGLLAELGVRIGSHLVHLGGVDAVRPAQMPADINAAADASPLRTLDPKAEAEMIARIDAAKSEGNTLGGICEVVVDGLPVGLGSHVSWDRKLDGRLGAAILSIPAVKGVEMGMGFEAARRTGAEVHDEIEMAPGQTRTGNVRRRTNRAGGLEGGMTTGEPLVLRVAMKPISTLMRPLGTIDTKTGAAAEAAAERSDVTAVPAMGVIAEAMTAIVLADAMLEKFGGDSLAELRRNLDAYLAHIAKRLGN, encoded by the coding sequence GTGTTCCGCTTTGTGACCGCCGGTGAATCGCACGGCCCCGCTCTCGTCGCCATTGTCGAGGGCGCACCCGCTGGATTGCCGCTACTCGCTGAGCAGGTGAATCACCAGCTCGCCCGCCGCCAGCAGGGCTATGGCCGCGGTCGACGCATGCAAATCGAACAAGATCAGATTGAGTTTCTCTCCGGCGTGCGCGCCGGCGAAACCATTGGCGCGCCCATTGCGATGCTCATTCGGAATCGCGACTGGAAGAACTGGGAAGCCATTATGGATCCCGCGCCGCGCGAAGAAGATCACGCCGAGGGGCGCAAGCGACAGGTCACCCGTGTGCGGCCGGGGCATGCCGACCTCACGGGTGTCCTCAAGTACGATCGCGAAGACGCGCGCGACATTCTCGAACGCGCCTCAGCGCGTGAGACCACGGCGCGCGTCGCCGCTGGTGCTGTGGCGCGCGGCCTGCTCGCCGAACTCGGCGTGCGCATCGGGTCGCACCTTGTACACCTCGGTGGGGTAGACGCGGTGCGCCCTGCTCAAATGCCCGCCGATATCAACGCCGCGGCCGATGCCTCGCCGCTGCGGACGCTCGACCCAAAAGCCGAAGCCGAGATGATTGCCCGCATTGATGCTGCCAAGAGCGAAGGAAACACGCTCGGCGGCATCTGCGAGGTGGTTGTGGATGGCCTCCCCGTGGGGCTGGGGAGCCACGTGAGCTGGGATCGCAAGCTTGATGGGCGCCTAGGGGCTGCCATCCTGTCTATCCCCGCCGTGAAGGGGGTGGAGATGGGGATGGGCTTTGAGGCCGCGCGTCGTACCGGCGCTGAAGTGCATGACGAAATCGAGATGGCGCCCGGGCAGACGCGCACTGGCAATGTGCGTCGGCGCACCAATCGCGCCGGCGGACTCGAAGGCGGCATGACAACCGGGGAGCCGCTCGTGCTGCGCGTGGCCATGAAGCCCATAAGCACATTGATGCGTCCGCTTGGCACCATCGACACAAAAACTGGCGCCGCCGCGGAAGCCGCCGCGGAGCGCAGCGATGTGACCGCGGTGCCCGCGATGGGTGTGATTGCCGAAGCCATGACGGCCATCGTGCTCGCCGACGCGATGCTCGAGAAGTTCGGCGGTGACTCGCTCGCCGAACTGCGACGCAATCTCGACGCATACCTCGCGCACATCGCCAAGCGGCTCGGGAACTGA
- a CDS encoding AMIN domain-containing protein, translated as MMRRWSRAAVAAATLLSLVPGARPAYAAARVRPAPNQVTSLSIVPGTGAAQVVISVAGSVEVNDFTLENPRRIVLDLKGATLGISARTYDKVARGGIMNIRYAQRSPDVVRVVLDLDATREYTVVRGEKDVTVNVVGPASFAAWHVGGKVQPKAPLASVTGIAAAPAVVAPVVAAPAVVTEPAPVVAAPAATKVAPAPVTRKADAPAPVAKKTDAPAPVAKRVELAPAPVVQDPDPEPVRVKAEPRPAPTKVGARSQNKAEPAVGDEAHITVSYQETNIRDVITAFAKFSNRTIIIGKQVDGIFTGDIIDKPWDVALRQILQSQGLAALEDATGIITVDSYTNLADREKVEPLLTKVIQVNYAKADAMATTVRSLLTAGCGGGGSGGAAAAAQAAAGAAAGGGSSASCSTRGAVTSEEKTNTIIITETAQRLADIESYIKDLDVRTPQVSIKAKIIAVDRTGTEQLGISYDLGSANGFSNSVVQHFDASGAPVAGDYRVNLAGDAFAAVANASRPYKGTASTSLIYNMALGGFNLTSFLDALSSVQLSDVQAEPSTTTVDNKEARLFAGSTLSFLLTPPVPAGQITSVAPQIQTREIGIELKVTPHVTANRQVLLDVYANHETISAITSAGPSTNKRNSTNQVLVGDGETAVIGGLTQTQVTLNKTGIPILMDLPLIGRLFSSTDKLERKQDLLILITPHIVDDGEVVRPGKPQN; from the coding sequence ATGATGCGACGCTGGAGTCGGGCCGCCGTCGCCGCGGCTACTTTGCTTTCGCTCGTGCCCGGTGCGCGCCCTGCGTACGCCGCGGCGCGCGTTCGACCGGCACCAAACCAAGTCACCTCGCTCAGTATCGTGCCCGGCACGGGTGCGGCGCAGGTGGTGATCTCGGTAGCCGGCAGCGTGGAGGTCAATGACTTCACGCTCGAGAATCCGCGCCGGATTGTGCTGGACCTCAAGGGGGCGACGCTCGGTATTTCGGCGCGCACCTACGACAAGGTCGCGCGCGGTGGCATCATGAACATTCGGTATGCACAGCGCTCGCCCGACGTGGTGCGCGTGGTGCTCGATCTCGACGCCACGCGTGAGTACACCGTGGTGCGCGGCGAAAAGGATGTGACCGTCAATGTGGTAGGACCGGCGAGCTTCGCGGCCTGGCACGTCGGTGGGAAAGTGCAGCCCAAGGCGCCGCTGGCCTCCGTTACGGGGATTGCCGCGGCACCCGCGGTCGTAGCTCCGGTGGTAGCGGCACCAGCCGTTGTGACCGAGCCGGCGCCGGTCGTGGCCGCTCCGGCCGCAACAAAGGTTGCTCCCGCGCCGGTCACCAGGAAAGCAGACGCTCCTGCGCCCGTCGCCAAGAAAACAGACGCTCCTGCGCCCGTGGCGAAGCGGGTCGAACTCGCTCCCGCGCCGGTCGTGCAGGACCCGGATCCAGAACCGGTCCGCGTCAAAGCAGAGCCGCGTCCCGCCCCCACGAAGGTCGGAGCGCGCTCGCAAAACAAAGCCGAGCCGGCAGTGGGCGATGAAGCCCACATCACCGTCTCCTATCAGGAAACCAACATTCGCGACGTGATCACCGCGTTCGCGAAGTTCAGTAATCGCACGATCATCATCGGCAAGCAGGTCGACGGCATCTTTACGGGCGACATCATCGACAAGCCGTGGGATGTCGCGCTGCGACAGATCCTGCAGTCGCAGGGGCTCGCCGCGCTCGAAGACGCCACGGGCATTATCACCGTGGACAGCTACACCAATCTCGCTGACCGCGAGAAAGTGGAGCCGTTGCTCACCAAGGTGATCCAGGTGAACTACGCCAAGGCCGACGCGATGGCCACCACAGTTCGTAGCCTGCTCACCGCAGGATGCGGCGGTGGCGGATCCGGTGGTGCGGCAGCGGCGGCGCAGGCTGCTGCGGGTGCAGCCGCGGGCGGTGGGTCCTCGGCGTCTTGCTCCACGCGTGGCGCCGTGACCTCCGAAGAAAAAACCAACACCATTATCATCACCGAAACCGCGCAGCGCCTTGCGGACATCGAGAGCTACATCAAGGATCTCGACGTTCGCACGCCACAGGTTTCTATCAAAGCAAAAATCATCGCCGTCGATCGCACGGGCACCGAACAGCTCGGCATCTCGTACGACCTCGGCAGCGCCAACGGCTTCAGCAACTCCGTGGTGCAGCACTTTGACGCGAGTGGTGCGCCGGTTGCCGGCGACTATCGCGTGAACCTCGCCGGCGATGCTTTTGCGGCGGTCGCGAACGCGAGCCGTCCCTACAAGGGAACGGCCTCGACATCGCTCATTTACAACATGGCGCTCGGCGGATTCAACCTCACCTCGTTCCTCGACGCACTGAGCTCTGTGCAGCTGAGCGATGTGCAGGCCGAGCCGAGCACCACGACGGTCGACAACAAGGAAGCGCGGTTGTTCGCGGGTTCTACCCTGTCGTTCCTCCTCACGCCGCCCGTGCCTGCTGGGCAGATCACCTCGGTGGCACCGCAGATTCAGACGCGCGAAATCGGTATCGAACTCAAGGTCACGCCGCACGTCACCGCCAATCGGCAGGTGCTACTGGACGTGTACGCCAACCACGAAACGATCTCCGCCATTACATCGGCGGGTCCGTCCACCAATAAGCGCAACAGCACCAACCAGGTGTTGGTCGGCGACGGCGAAACGGCCGTCATCGGCGGACTCACGCAGACGCAGGTCACGCTCAACAAGACCGGCATTCCGATTCTCATGGATCTGCCGCTCATCGGCCGTCTGTTCTCGTCCACCGATAAGCTGGAGCGCAAACAGGATCTGCTCATTCTGATCACGCCCCACATCGTCGACGACGGCGAAGTGGTGCGCCCGGGCAAGCCGCAGAACTAA
- the pilO gene encoding type 4a pilus biogenesis protein PilO: MALLPTNQRDQLMVLVAIIAFAGAGAFWYYVYDPKSVELDTLAAHVDTLDLNNQKAKSQLAKGTLAQIKAEAAAYRENLDLIRTLVPVQNEVPSLLEQVSTAARRAKLDIAAVEPEPLIEGEMFDTYRYKLRITGTFHDIGNVLTNVGSLSRIVAPINLSLNLSAAANPRAAAGTQPLTAAFEIQTYVVRTAPPKKKPAPKPDAAGPVAKEEGK, translated from the coding sequence ATGGCCTTGCTCCCGACCAACCAGCGTGACCAGTTGATGGTCCTCGTGGCGATTATCGCGTTTGCCGGAGCGGGTGCGTTCTGGTACTACGTGTACGATCCCAAATCGGTCGAGCTCGACACGCTCGCCGCGCATGTGGATACGCTCGACCTCAATAATCAGAAAGCCAAGAGCCAGCTCGCCAAGGGTACGCTCGCGCAGATCAAGGCCGAAGCGGCCGCCTACCGAGAGAATCTCGATCTCATCCGCACGCTCGTGCCGGTGCAGAACGAAGTGCCGTCGCTTCTCGAGCAGGTATCGACGGCGGCGCGTCGCGCGAAACTCGATATTGCCGCGGTCGAACCGGAACCGCTGATCGAAGGCGAGATGTTCGACACGTACCGCTACAAACTGAGAATCACCGGCACCTTCCACGACATTGGCAACGTGTTGACCAACGTCGGATCGCTCAGTCGTATTGTGGCGCCGATCAACCTGTCGCTCAATCTCTCGGCGGCGGCGAATCCGCGCGCCGCAGCTGGCACACAGCCGCTGACCGCCGCATTTGAAATTCAAACGTACGTGGTCCGCACAGCGCCGCCGAAGAAGAAGCCAGCTCCCAAGCCCGATGCCGCGGGTCCGGTGGCGAAGGAGGAGGGCAAGTGA
- a CDS encoding PilN domain-containing protein, whose product MIEINLLPGARKTKRSRTSSVDMRAIVGDLASRIRDPFLISAVASVVLAVLAVGGMWTYQGRRSGLLTEREAVATQDSARYSAVISQRASAEASRDSIVRQIAVIKAIDGARYVWPHIMDEVSRALPPYTWLKSLSQTSAVSNVSAEVEAEAQLSGGAKKSKMAKEADSAAVANSRLSFRIVGQTVDIQALTRFMKQLEASPWIERVTLAKTEAVMAQPFNKEATEFTLDMQLQRPDSAAIRRVPLSVAVR is encoded by the coding sequence ATGATTGAAATCAACCTTCTCCCCGGCGCGCGGAAGACGAAGCGCAGTCGCACGTCCTCCGTGGACATGCGTGCGATTGTTGGCGATCTCGCGTCGCGCATCAGGGATCCATTCCTGATTTCGGCGGTGGCCAGCGTCGTCCTCGCGGTGCTCGCGGTCGGTGGGATGTGGACGTACCAAGGGCGACGCTCCGGTTTGCTGACGGAACGCGAAGCCGTGGCGACCCAGGACTCGGCGCGCTATTCTGCGGTCATTTCTCAGCGGGCATCCGCCGAGGCCTCACGCGATTCCATCGTCCGGCAGATTGCGGTCATCAAGGCGATTGACGGCGCCCGCTATGTGTGGCCGCACATCATGGACGAAGTGAGCCGCGCATTGCCGCCCTACACGTGGCTCAAGTCGCTCTCGCAAACCAGCGCCGTGTCGAACGTCAGCGCCGAAGTCGAAGCCGAGGCGCAGCTGTCGGGTGGTGCAAAGAAATCCAAGATGGCCAAGGAAGCGGATTCCGCTGCCGTGGCCAACTCGCGTCTGTCGTTCCGTATTGTGGGGCAGACGGTAGATATTCAGGCCCTCACCCGCTTCATGAAGCAGCTCGAAGCGTCGCCGTGGATTGAGCGTGTCACGCTGGCCAAGACGGAGGCCGTGATGGCGCAGCCGTTCAATAAAGAAGCGACGGAGTTCACGCTCGATATGCAGTTGCAGCGACCGGACTCCGCGGCCATTCGTCGCGTGCCGTTGTCTGTGGCGGTGAGGTAA
- the pilM gene encoding type IV pilus assembly protein PilM codes for MALFGRKKNTVGLDIGSGLIKVAVIDHSGPAPELVRVAIAPLLADAIVEGEIMDPAIVSEAIMAALQSAGVTTRDVVTAVGGRDVIIKKIQIERVKEQQARELMRWEAEQHVPFDMESVELDFQILDPDAGGMEMNVLLVAAKRELIESKLRVLGEAGLTPVAVDVDAFALHNAFELNYPEAMQGVVALVNIGHEVTNINILDDGIPILTRDITVGTRRFREDLQRDRGLSPDEASQLIQGYDRSPHLDAVLDGRGEEIAVGVERAAAFLASSSRSAGNLRSVYICGGGSRIPGLGEALGVRLRLPVEHANPLANLAVREGALESLVTDEVAPLLMLSIGLALRQPQ; via the coding sequence ATGGCGCTTTTCGGTCGGAAGAAGAACACAGTAGGTCTCGATATCGGTTCCGGCCTCATCAAAGTGGCTGTGATCGATCATTCGGGGCCAGCGCCCGAGCTTGTGCGAGTGGCCATCGCGCCGCTCCTCGCCGACGCGATTGTCGAAGGGGAAATCATGGATCCGGCCATCGTGTCGGAGGCCATCATGGCGGCGCTGCAGTCGGCGGGCGTCACCACGCGCGACGTTGTGACAGCCGTGGGCGGTCGCGACGTGATTATCAAAAAAATCCAAATTGAGCGCGTCAAGGAACAGCAGGCGCGCGAACTTATGCGTTGGGAAGCCGAGCAGCACGTGCCGTTCGATATGGAGTCGGTGGAACTGGATTTCCAGATTCTCGACCCCGATGCCGGCGGCATGGAAATGAACGTCCTGCTCGTGGCGGCCAAGCGTGAACTGATCGAGTCCAAGCTCCGCGTCCTCGGCGAGGCGGGTCTCACCCCCGTCGCGGTGGATGTGGACGCCTTTGCGCTGCACAACGCCTTTGAGCTGAACTACCCCGAAGCGATGCAGGGTGTGGTCGCGCTCGTGAACATTGGACACGAAGTCACGAACATCAACATCCTCGACGATGGCATTCCGATTCTCACCCGAGACATCACGGTGGGGACGCGGCGCTTTCGCGAAGATCTGCAGCGCGACCGCGGACTCTCACCCGACGAAGCGTCCCAGCTGATTCAAGGCTATGACAGGTCCCCGCATTTGGATGCGGTGCTGGACGGACGTGGCGAGGAAATCGCGGTGGGCGTCGAGCGCGCCGCGGCGTTCTTGGCATCGAGTTCGCGTTCCGCCGGGAACCTGCGCAGCGTGTACATCTGTGGTGGCGGTTCCCGCATTCCGGGGCTTGGCGAGGCGTTGGGCGTGCGTCTCCGGCTACCGGTGGAGCACGCCAATCCGTTGGCGAATCTCGCCGTGCGCGAAGGGGCGCTCGAGTCGCTCGTCACCGACGAAGTGGCGCCCCTGCTGATGCTCTCGATCGGACTGGCACTGCGCCAGCCCCAATGA
- a CDS encoding prepilin-type N-terminal cleavage/methylation domain-containing protein, producing the protein MSSNRKGFTLIELLIVVVIIGILAAIAIPKFANTKEKAYIASMKSDLRNLVTAQEAYFSDNNSSYGASTTALGTAYRASSGVTVAITGTPTATGWAAQATHGSTAKVCTITLGSGATNEGEPVCQ; encoded by the coding sequence ATGTCGTCCAACCGCAAGGGCTTCACGCTGATCGAACTGCTCATCGTCGTCGTCATCATCGGCATTTTGGCCGCGATTGCGATTCCGAAGTTCGCGAACACCAAGGAAAAGGCCTACATCGCCTCGATGAAGTCCGACCTTCGCAATCTCGTCACCGCGCAGGAAGCCTACTTCTCCGATAACAACAGCTCCTATGGCGCCAGCACGACGGCGCTCGGCACCGCGTACCGCGCTAGCTCCGGCGTGACGGTCGCGATCACCGGCACCCCGACGGCGACTGGCTGGGCTGCCCAGGCGACGCACGGTTCGACCGCCAAGGTCTGCACCATCACGCTCGGCAGTGGCGCCACGAACGAAGGCGAGCCGGTCTGCCAGTAG